One stretch of Nicotiana tabacum cultivar K326 chromosome 18, ASM71507v2, whole genome shotgun sequence DNA includes these proteins:
- the LOC107762862 gene encoding receptor-like protein EIX2 has protein sequence MDTKEYYKSIHLLLICISILILHQSFTFGSMSSGNHAKVLCITKEREALLEFKRGLIDEYDLLSSWRNEEANEECCSWWGVKCRNTTGHILVLNLRGNMFTYLTGNISSSLVKLQYLKYLDLSSNNFGGQIPKFIGYFKRLEYLNLSSEASSNGFTGPIPPQLRNLTYLRALDLGGNFLIVKSLEWLSHLVYLEYLDLSESNVEPKNWLHEITKLPNLRELQLSSCVLPIVIPSSLFLANISSARLSSLDFSFNVYQTTLYSWLFNFSSLTSLDLTGNDLGQIASGFGYLESLEHLNLYGNHIQGGIPKSFGNLSHLCSLDVGNNNLSQPFSELLNILSGSTKSLEYLFFQDNALTGSLINLTRFSSLRELRLQDNFLNGIFHESFRQISSLEYLDLSGNQMTGPLPDLALFPSLRELYLRSNHFHGMIPHGLGQLSKLKILDVSFNRLQGLPESLGQLYNLEIFLAPSNLLEGTISESHLFNLCNLKKLDLSSNYLTWNVSLDWIPCFQLQVISLSSCNLGPHFPKWLQAQNNYSYLDISLASISDTMPSWFSDFPSMLTHLNLSYNQISGMIYDLSANNVDFSYGPIVIDFSYNNFSGPLPRFPRFVSELRVNNNQFSGSINSICKILSAITLDLSENLLSGEIPDCWITMPELLVLNVANNIISGSIPDSLCSSASLNSLYVRNNNLSGQFPASLKNCLALKVLDLGRNTLSGKIPEWIGTKLAYLGILSLRFNKFSGSIPPSICQLQSIQILDLSGNHLSGRIPQCFSNFIALQLLYDGSSVSYDFDPTIARGLIAYHGNAFVQWKNKESEYKNTLWLLKTIDLSSNELVGDIPKDFSRMNALLSLNLSRNHLTGKIIEGIGTMKMLEVLDLSRNQLSGKIPIGLANLTFLSVLDLSNNNFSGRIPSSTQLQGFDSSTYGGNIQLCGRPLPQCPTFAPPNPHVGYDSNVSTSQENDDDFSSKEFYISMALGFIVAFWGVLGPIFFLESWRNAYFKRLDGVDNWFHLSSALCFARLKAKLRA, from the coding sequence ATGGATACCAAAGAATATTACAAATCAATTCATTTGCTTCTGATTTGTATATCCATACTGATCCTGCATCAAAGCTTTACTTTTGGATCAATGTCAAGTGGGAATCATGCAAAAGTTTTGTGCATTACTAAGGAAAGGGAAGCTCTTCTCGAGTTCAAACGAGGTCTCATAGACGAATATGATTTGCTTTCTTCATGGCGGAATGAAGAAGCTAATGAGGAATGTTGTTCTTGGTGGGGTGTGAAATGCAGGAACACAACTGGCCATATACTCGTCCTCAATCTTCGTGGTAACATGTTCACGTATTTGACAGGTAATATTAGTTCTTCGTTGGTTAAGTTGCAATATTTGAAGTACCTGGACCTTAGTTCCAACAATTTTGGAGgccaaataccaaaatttatcGGTTACTTCAAAAGACTAGAGTACCTAAATCTCTCATCTGAAGCTAGTTCCAATGGTTTTACTGGTCCGATTCCTCCTCAGCTCCGGAATCTTACCTACTTAAGAGCTCTTGATCTTGGTGGCAATTTTTTGATAGTCAAGAGCCTTGAGTGGCTTTCTCATCTTGTCTATTTGGAGTATTTAGATTTAAGTGAATCCAATGTGGAACCAAAAAACTGGTTACACGAGATAACCAAGCTCCCTAATCTGAGGGAATTGCAGTTATCTTCCTGTGTACTGCCCATAGTCATTCCTTCATCACTATTCTTAGCTAATATTTCCTCCGCCCGTCTTTCAAGCCTTGATTTCTCCTTTAATGTATATCAAACAACTCTATATAGCTGGTTATTTAACTTCAGTAGTCTTACTAGCCTAGATCTTACGGGCAACGACTTAGGTCAGATTGCTAGTGGTTTTGGGTACTTGGAATCTTTGGAACATCTTAATCTATATGGAAATCATATTCAGGGTGGCATACCAAAGTCTTTTGGGAACTTAAGTCATTTATGCTCTCTGGACGTAGGAAACAATAACTTAAGCCAACCATTTTCTGAGTTGCTTAATATCTTATCAGGGAGTACGAAATCACTGGAATATTTGTTTTTTCAGGACAATGCACTCACTGGTTCTTTGATTAATCTTACCAGATTTTCATCCTTGAGGGAATTGAGGCTACAAGACAATTTTCTGAATGGTATTTTCCATGAAAGCTTTAGACAAATCTCCAGTCTTGAATATCTTGATTTGTCTGGTAACCAAATGACAGGGCCATTACCAGACTTAGCATTATTTCCATCTCTGAGAGAGTTGTATCTGAGGTCTAATCATTTTCATGGGATGATACCACATGGTTTAGGCCAACTTTCTAAGCTGAAAATCTTGGATGTCTCTTTCAATAGACTGCAAGGTTTACCGGAAAGTTTGGGACAACTTTACAatcttgagatttttcttgcacctTCTAATTTGTTGGAAGGCACAATCTCTGAATCCCATCTTTTCAATCTTTGCAACTTGAAAAAGTTAGACTTGTCTTCCAACTACTTGACTTGGAATGTTAGCCTTGATTGGATTCCATGTTTTCAACTACAAGTTATCAGCCTTTCATCTTGTAATCTTGGGCCGCATTTTCCAAAATGGCTTCAAGCTCAAAATAACTACTCATATCTGGATATCTCTCTTGCTAGTATCTCGGACACAATGCCTAGTTGGTTCTCAGATTTTCCTTCCATGTTGACACACTTGAATCTCTCTTATAACCAAATCAGTGGAATGATATATGATTTATCAGCAAATAATGTTGATTTTAGTTATGGTCCCATTGTCATAGATTTCAGTTATAACAATTTCTCAGGGCCCTTACCAAGATTTCCTCGATTCGTCAGTGAATTGCGTGTTAACAACAATCAGTTTTCTGGATCAATTAACTCCATATGTAAAATTCTTTCGGCCATAACCCTTGACTTGTCAGAAAATCTCTTGTCCGGAGAGATTCCTGATTGTTGGATTACCATGCCCGAGCTTTTGGTCCTTAATGTAGCCAATAACATCATATCTGGTAGCATCCCAGATTCTCTGTGCTCATCAGCATCCTTGAACTCTCTATATGTGCGAAACAACAATTTAAGCGGACAGTTCCCTGcctctttgaaaaattgcctagCTCTGAAAGTCTTGGATTTGGGAAGAAATACACTGAGTGGAAAAATCCCAGAATGGATAGGGACTAAGTTAGCTTATTTGGGCATTCTGAGCCTTCGGTTCAACAAATTCTCGGGTAGCATTCCTCCAAGTATATGTCAGCTTCAATCTATTCAAATACTGGACCTCTCTGGCAACCATTTGTCTGGAAGAATTCCACAATGTTTCAGCAATTTCATTGCACTACAGCTTTTGTATGATGGTTCAAGTGTGAGCTATGACTTCGATCCAACTATCGCTCGAGGACTTATAGCCTACCATGGGAATGCATTTGTTCAATGGAAAAACAAAGAGTCAGAGTACAAGAATACCTTGTGGCTACTAAAAACCATCGATCTTTCTAGCAACGAACTGGTTGGTGACATTCCCAAAGATTTCAGCAGAATGAATGCATTGCTATCGTTGAACCTATCAAGAAACCATTTGACTGGAAAAATCATTGAAGGAATTGGAACAATGAAGATGTTGGAGGTACTTGACTTGTCAAGAAACCAGCTTTCAGGGAAAATCCCTATAGGCCTTGCTAATTTGACGTTTCTTAGTGTGTTGGACTTGTCAAATAACAACTTCTCAGGGAGAATACCATCAAGCACTCAATTGCAAGGTTTTGATTCCTCAACTTATGGTGGGAATATTCAGCTATGTGGCCGTCCTCTTCCACAGTGTCCTACATTTGCTCCTCCTAATCCTCATGTTGGTTATGACAGCAATGTTAGTACTTctcaagaaaatgatgatgacTTTTCATCTAAAGAGTTCTATATATCGATGGCGTTGGGTTTTATTGTTGCGTTTTGGGGAGTGTTGGGCCCTATTTTCTTCCTCGAATCATGGAGGAATGCCTACTTCAAGCGGTTAGATGGAGTCGATAATTGGTTCCATCTTTCATCAGCACTCTGCTTTGCAAGGTTGAAGGCTAAACTAAGGGCCTGA